In one Lolium rigidum isolate FL_2022 chromosome 3, APGP_CSIRO_Lrig_0.1, whole genome shotgun sequence genomic region, the following are encoded:
- the LOC124698933 gene encoding patatin-like protein 1, with the protein MSSNADVTMTCPPPSQGKLITVLSIDGGGIRGLIPSTILGCLEAKLQELDGPDARIADYFDVIAGTSTGALVTSMLAAPGEDKRPLFAAKEINKFYLDNGPRIFPQKRSYGFLTPVTTLFGAMRGPKYDGKFLHDKIKSLTNDVTVADTVTNIIVPTFDIKFLQPVIFNTYEAKADPLKNAHLSDICISTSAAPTFFPAHFFKTQDPSGKVPDREYHLIDGGVAANNPTMAAMSMITKEVLCRNPDFNHGKPAEYGNYLIISIGTGSAKQAEKYTAPECAKWGILKWLIDGNFNPLIDIFAHASADMVDIHAAVLFKALRVEKNYLRIQDDSLVGPTASVDVATKKNMEALIEIGENLLKKKVSRVNIDTGMYEVVEDEGTNEEALARFARKLSQERKLRQATLNSY; encoded by the exons ATGAGCAGCAACGCCGACGTGACCATGACCTGCCCGCCGCCGTCCCAGGGGAAGCTCATCACGGTGCTAAGcatcgacggcggcggcatccGCGGACTCATCCCGTCCACCATCCTCGGCTGCCTCGAGGCCAAGCTCCAA GAGCTGGACGGGCCGGATGCGCGCATAGCAGACTACTTCGACGTGATCGCCGGGACGAGCACGGGCGCCCTGGTCACGTCGATGCTGGCGGCGCCCGGCGAGGACAAGCGCCCCCTCTTCGCCGCCAAGGAGATCAACAAGTTCTATCTTGACAACGGGCCCAGGATCTTCCCGCAGAAGAGGAG CTACGGTTTCCTGACTCCGGTGACGACATTGTTCGGCGCGATGAGAggtcccaagtacgacggcaagtTCCTGCACGACAAAATCAAGAGCCTCACCAACGATGTTACCGTGGCCGACACTGTCACCAACATCATCGTGCCGACGTTCGACATCAAGTTCCTGCAGCCGGTCATCTTCAACACGTACGAGGCCAAGGCGGACCCGCTCAAGAACGCTCACCTATCGGACATCTGCATCAGCACGTCGGCGGCGCCCACCTTCTTCCCCGCGCACTTCTTCAAGACCCAGGATCCATCGGGCAAGGTCCCCGACCGTGAGTACCACCTTATCGACGGCGGCGTGGCCGCTAACAACCCCACCATGGCCGCCATGTCCATGATCACCAAGGAGGTGCTATGCCGGAACCCAGACTTCAACCACGGCAAGCCCGCCGAGTACGGCAACTACCTAATCATCTCCATCGGCACCGGCTCTGCCAAGCAAGCCGAGAAGTACACCGCGCCGGAGTGCGCCAAGTGGGGCATCCTCAAATGGCTCATCGACGGCAACTTCAACCCTCTCATCGACATATTTGCACACGCCAGCGCTGATATGGTCGACATCCACGCCGCCGTGCTCTTCAAGGCTCTCCGAGTTGAGAAGAACTACCTCCGTATCCAGGATGACTCGCTTGTTGGGCCCACAGCGTCAGTGGATGTCGCCACCAAGAAGAACATGGAGGCGCTCATCGAGATCGGTGAAAATTTGCTCAAAAAGAAGGTGTCCAGGGTGAACATCGACACGGGGATGTACGAGGTCGTCGAAGACGAGGGAACTAACGAGGAGGCTCTCGCCCGCTTCGCCAGGAAGCTCTCCCAAGAGCGTAAGCTGCGCCAAGCCACCCTCAATTCCTACTAG